From a region of the Gymnogyps californianus isolate 813 chromosome 22, ASM1813914v2, whole genome shotgun sequence genome:
- the SDC3 gene encoding syndecan-3, which produces MPGEVPPPAPRGLRSLAVLLLLLSARAALAQRWRNENYERPVDLEGSGDDDPFGDDELDDVYSGSGSGYFEQESGLETAVSLTTDTSITLPTTAAMLPITSVQPVATPFEPFPAEDTTPEQTTSVLYIPRMTETPVIPSWKATTTSTTASDSPTTMTTTTATTTTTVATTTTSTTMATAKPTTVRRFLPPFVTKAATTRATTRATTLETPTTSILETSTPTEVATSRLVPTSTAKPRSLPKPSTSRTADLTEKSTALPSSPATLPPTEAPQMEPGEVTTVLDNELEVPVSSGPSGDFEIREEEETTRPKLGNEVMAVVTPPSGPGLGKNAEPGLIDNTIDSGNSAAQLPQKNILERKEVLIAVIVGGVVGALFAAFLVMLLIYRMKKKDEGSYTLEEPKQANVTYQKPDKQEEFYA; this is translated from the exons GCTCAGCGCTGGCGCAACGAGAACTACGAGAGGCCCGTGGACCTGGAGGGCTCTGGGGACGATGACCCCTTTGGGGACGATGAACTGGACGATGTCTACTCGGGCTCCGGCTCGGGGT ATTTCGAGCAGGAGTCGGGACTCGAGACGGCAGTGAGCCTCACCACGGACACATCCATCACGCTCCCCACCACGGCGGCCATGCTGCCCATCACCTCGGTGCAGCCCGTGGCAACCCCCTTTGAACCATTCCCTGCTGAGGACACCACCCCTGAGCAGACAACCAGCGTCTTGTATATCCCCAGGATGACAGAGACACCAGTGATCCCCAGTTGGAAAGCAACCACCACCAGTACCACTGCCAGTGACTCCCCTACCACCATGACCACCACCAcggccaccaccaccaccactgtgGCCACgaccaccaccagcaccaccatGGCCACTGCCAAGCCCACCACCGTCCGGAGGTTCCTGCCCCCCTTTGTCACCAAGGCAGCCACCACCCGGGCCACCACCCGGGCCACCACCCTGGAGACACCCACCACCTCCATCCTCGAAACCAGCACACCAACAGAGGTGGCCACGTCACGGCTTGTCCCCACCAGCACGGCCAAGCCCAGGTCCCTGCCAAAACCAAGCACCTCCAGGACTGCAGACCTCACAGAAAAAAGCACTGCCTTGCCATCCAGTCCTGCCACGCTGCCACCCACAGAAGCCCCCCAG ATGGAGCCAGGGGAGGTGACAACAGTCCTCGACAACGAGCTAGAGGTCCCAGTCAGCAGCGGCCCCAGCGGGGACTTTGAGATCCGGGAGGAGGAAGAGACGACTCGTCCCAAGCTCGGTAACGAGGTGATGGCTGTGGTGACGCCGCCGTCGGGACCCGGACTGGGCAAGAACGCAGAGCCGGGGCTGATCGACAACACGATAGACTCCGGTAACTCAGCCGCTCAGCTTCCCCAGAAAAACATCctggagaggaaagaagtgTTGATAG CGGTGATCGTGGGCGGCGTGGTGGGAGCCCTCTTCGCTGCCTTCCTGGTCATGCTGCTCATCTACCGGATGAAGAAGAAGGACGAGGGCAGTTACACGCTGGAGGAGCCCAAGCAAGCCAACGTGACGTACCAGAAGCCCGACAAGCAGGAGGAGTTTTATGCGTAG